One window from the genome of Pseudanabaena yagii GIHE-NHR1 encodes:
- a CDS encoding XisI protein has protein sequence MDTLSQYREYIQTLLKAQASLVWDTRISAETVFDTTSDRYLLVYTGWRDSKRFYGIVLHVDIIDGKIWIQQDGTEVGIANKLVDLGVPHHDIVLAFDPPNLRKYTEFAVS, from the coding sequence ATGGATACCCTCAGTCAGTACCGTGAATATATCCAAACACTCCTAAAAGCCCAAGCTAGCCTTGTTTGGGACACACGCATTTCGGCGGAAACTGTTTTTGATACGACAAGCGATCGCTACTTGCTAGTTTATACAGGTTGGCGAGACTCTAAGCGGTTTTATGGAATAGTTTTGCATGTAGATATTATTGACGGCAAAATTTGGATTCAACAAGATGGAACTGAAGTCGGGATTGCGAATAAGTTAGTTGACTTAGGTGTTCCTCATCACGATATCGTTCTTGCCTTTGACCCACCAAATCTGAGGAAATATACGGAATTTGCCGTGAGCTAA
- a CDS encoding NADP(H)-dependent aldo-keto reductase — protein sequence MEYKRLGTSELLVSEICLGTMTYGQQNTIAEAHEQLDYAIAQGINFIDTAEMYPVPPNAATQGRTEQYIGEWLAQPHIKQQRDKLIIATKIIGTGRNYSWLRDDSIAALSRKNILQAIDDSLKRLQTDYIDLYQIHWPDRNVPMFGQVTFEPQNEREMVAIADQLATFAELIQTGKIRHLGVSNETTWGISEFSHTAKQLGLPKIVSIQNAYNLINRTFEMGLTEACYREQVGLLAYSPLGFGHLSGKYVQGSPSNTRITLFPQFGQRYKKVNVQAATAEYAAIAQKYDLSPTQLALAFVRSRWFVTSTIIGATTMEQLKENIDSAKVQLNTEILAEIDQVHARYFNPAP from the coding sequence ATGGAATACAAGAGACTTGGCACAAGTGAACTGTTGGTGTCCGAAATATGTCTAGGGACAATGACCTATGGACAGCAAAACACGATCGCAGAAGCCCATGAGCAACTAGACTATGCGATCGCGCAGGGGATTAACTTTATTGATACTGCGGAAATGTATCCAGTACCGCCAAATGCTGCAACACAGGGTAGGACTGAGCAATATATTGGAGAATGGCTAGCCCAACCGCATATTAAGCAACAAAGAGATAAATTAATTATTGCCACCAAAATTATAGGCACAGGGCGCAATTACAGTTGGTTGCGGGATGACTCGATCGCGGCTTTAAGTCGTAAAAATATTTTGCAAGCGATCGATGATAGCCTCAAGAGATTGCAAACTGACTATATCGATCTTTATCAAATCCATTGGCCAGATCGCAATGTACCGATGTTTGGACAGGTTACATTTGAGCCTCAAAATGAACGGGAAATGGTAGCGATCGCTGACCAATTAGCCACATTTGCGGAATTAATTCAAACAGGTAAAATTCGTCATTTAGGAGTCAGCAATGAAACCACTTGGGGAATTAGCGAATTTAGCCATACTGCCAAGCAGTTAGGTTTACCGAAAATTGTCTCGATTCAAAATGCCTATAACCTCATCAATCGCACCTTTGAGATGGGGCTGACCGAAGCTTGCTATCGTGAGCAGGTGGGGCTACTAGCCTATAGTCCCTTGGGCTTTGGGCATCTTTCAGGCAAATATGTCCAAGGTTCACCCAGCAATACCCGCATTACCCTATTCCCGCAATTTGGGCAGCGCTATAAGAAGGTAAATGTACAGGCGGCGACTGCCGAATATGCAGCGATCGCGCAAAAATATGATTTATCTCCGACCCAATTGGCGCTAGCATTTGTGCGAAGTCGTTGGTTTGTTACCAGTACAATTATTGGCGCAACCACGATGGAACAACTCAAGGAAAATATCGACAGTGCTAAAGTACAGCTAAATACTGAGATTTTGGCAGAAATCGACCAAGTTCATGCCCGCTATTTTAATCCTGCTCCTTAA
- a CDS encoding phosphodiester glycosidase family protein, translated as MKMTYRKTLISLIAVSFSQFLIADSAPSAPIPESGNVIQLNGQPWAGRWIRRVEQGQQNLYVQEDWLTGGLGVQMMDSEKADRQRVRWFSSPTFSRVAFDSTGRFRYLDLTPFAEQWRTEIIGNSLNIYTPDTKIQAVRRSKQAWGDRLVIDLNRRTPWRVSHQGNVINVVVSAEMAADQPIGTNTTAGNLVKSVTVQPQGKLTQIQIETKESIHPAIELLSSPTPRMVIDLRRDYVPPSLTVQWADGLRRIEKIVEIPNKPKTDKDPKTIKFSVTALEVDLKQPRLKLRPIWSNPDGSPNGILGLLPVPQMVEKAQAVGAINGGFFNRIRQLPVGAIREGNRWIAGTALVRGAIAWNEKGETLIDRLNFTEEITTANQTKITLTNLNSGYVQRGIARYTPNWGSGYTPLTENELLIVVRGDRVVAQYQGGAVGVGQVAIPSDGYVLVARQSPEAAKQLPVGMTVRGRQAFVPEKFSNFPNLIGAGPLLLKNGNIALDGKLETFQAGFDTQSADRSAIAITKEKGKLLLATVQAAPEGIAPNLLQTAEVLKKIGAVDALNLDGGSSSTLFLGGNVLNRSITEIAPVHNAIAVFITPPPAKPQF; from the coding sequence ATGAAAATGACATACCGTAAAACGCTAATCTCCCTTATTGCTGTCAGTTTTAGTCAATTTCTCATTGCGGATAGCGCTCCTTCCGCACCCATACCTGAGAGCGGCAATGTAATCCAACTCAATGGACAGCCTTGGGCGGGGCGTTGGATTAGGAGAGTGGAACAGGGACAACAAAATCTGTATGTGCAGGAAGATTGGCTGACGGGTGGCTTAGGTGTACAGATGATGGATTCGGAAAAAGCCGATCGCCAAAGGGTGCGATGGTTTTCTAGTCCCACCTTTTCGCGAGTAGCTTTTGATAGTACGGGTAGATTTCGCTATCTCGATCTCACTCCTTTTGCTGAGCAATGGCGAACAGAAATTATTGGCAATTCCCTAAATATCTACACTCCTGACACAAAAATACAGGCAGTACGTCGCAGTAAGCAGGCTTGGGGTGATCGCCTTGTGATTGATCTCAATCGGCGGACTCCTTGGCGAGTGAGTCATCAGGGTAATGTGATTAATGTCGTGGTGTCAGCAGAGATGGCTGCCGATCAACCGATTGGCACAAATACCACCGCAGGCAATCTGGTGAAATCGGTAACGGTGCAACCACAGGGCAAACTAACCCAAATTCAGATTGAAACGAAGGAATCTATTCATCCTGCGATCGAATTGCTGAGTAGTCCCACGCCCCGCATGGTCATTGATCTGCGCCGTGACTATGTGCCACCAAGCTTAACGGTGCAATGGGCAGATGGATTGAGAAGGATTGAAAAAATTGTCGAGATTCCCAATAAACCGAAAACAGATAAAGATCCCAAAACGATTAAGTTCTCAGTTACAGCTTTGGAAGTTGATCTCAAGCAACCAAGATTAAAATTGCGCCCGATTTGGAGTAATCCCGATGGCTCACCCAATGGCATCCTTGGTTTATTACCAGTTCCCCAAATGGTGGAAAAGGCTCAAGCTGTAGGGGCAATTAATGGAGGTTTCTTTAATCGGATTCGTCAATTGCCTGTAGGTGCAATTCGTGAAGGCAATCGCTGGATTGCGGGAACAGCTTTAGTCAGAGGCGCGATCGCATGGAATGAGAAAGGAGAAACTCTGATTGATCGCCTCAACTTCACTGAAGAAATTACTACTGCTAATCAAACCAAAATCACGCTCACAAATCTCAATAGTGGCTATGTCCAACGCGGAATTGCTCGTTATACTCCCAATTGGGGCAGTGGCTATACGCCATTAACTGAAAATGAATTGCTGATCGTAGTCCGAGGCGATCGCGTAGTTGCTCAATACCAAGGTGGTGCGGTCGGCGTAGGACAGGTTGCCATTCCTAGCGATGGTTATGTTTTAGTGGCAAGACAATCTCCTGAAGCAGCAAAACAACTACCTGTGGGAATGACTGTGCGCGGTCGTCAAGCCTTCGTTCCAGAGAAGTTTTCCAACTTCCCTAACCTGATTGGTGCGGGGCCCCTGTTGCTGAAAAATGGCAATATAGCCCTAGATGGCAAATTAGAAACTTTCCAAGCAGGTTTTGATACGCAATCTGCCGATCGCAGTGCGATCGCTATCACCAAGGAAAAAGGCAAACTACTTCTCGCTACAGTTCAAGCGGCTCCCGAAGGCATTGCTCCCAATCTTTTACAAACTGCGGAAGTTCTCAAAAAGATTGGTGCAGTTGATGCGCTAAATCTCGATGGAGGTAGTTCTTCGACTCTGTTCCTCGGTGGCAATGTTCTCAATCGCTCTATTACGGAAATAGCACCTGTCCACAATGCGATCGCGGTTTTCATTACCCCACCTCCTGCTAAGCCTCAATTTTAG
- a CDS encoding CHAT domain-containing protein, translated as MNRIIGVSMVMALLAGLPMPIITESVQAQTTQSRKAEADRLIQQAYKLYQSSRYREAIPVLEISLEIYREIKDRKGEATSLLGLGLQYEKLGEYQKAIDYYQQSLAIQKQIGDHIGEARSLNNLGEVDRSLGQYQKAIEFFQQSLVIKKQVGDRNGEATSLNNLGAAYDSLGQYQKAIDYYQQSLAIQKQVGDHIGEARSLNNLGAAYDNLGQHQKAIDYYQQSLAIQKQIGDRNGEARSLNNLGSAYDSLGQYQKAIDYYQQSLAIQQQIGDRNGESTSLNNLGLIYDSLGQYQKAIDHYQQSLAITKQVGDRNGEASSLSNLGTAYRRLGQYQRAIDYYRQSLAITKQIGALNGEASSLNNLGLAYNYLGQYQKAIDFYQQSLVITKQIGALNGEARSLNNLGLAYNNLGQYQNAIAYYQQSLEIEQQIGDLNGEALSLNNLGFAFNKLNQPEVSILFYKQAVNTFESIRKDIKRLKKEEQQSFITSIAFSYRDLADILIQQDRVMEALQILDLLKVQELEDYLKNIKGSDRSAQGVRLLAPEKALSDKLLAISSDNIKDINSQLANQIQQIPKSEINKVPDYLNQIPQGNVLIYPLILSNRLEIILFAPNTLPIHRTVNIKQTELEALITEFRSGLQDQYSEDFKEPAKKLYSLLIKPIESELTNAKATTILYAPDRQLRYVPLAALYDGKQWLTEKYRISNLIAYSLGDFSPKSKIEPSILAGAFGGKAGERKFGQDPLPATITEVRMISQTIQNSNTLEENEFSRQATEAGLKKHNILHLATHAEFNTGSPDNSRIFFGNGDILKLREISDLSLQNIDLIVLSACQTGASGLGDGVEILGFGYQVQKAGAKQAIASLWSVNDEGTQALMAAFYRELQKGEVTPIEALHRAQVTLIKSDKFNHPSYWSAFFAIGNGL; from the coding sequence ATGAATAGGATAATCGGTGTGTCTATGGTGATGGCTTTGTTGGCTGGTTTACCTATGCCCATCATTACTGAAAGTGTCCAAGCACAAACAACCCAATCCCGCAAAGCAGAGGCGGATCGACTAATTCAGCAAGCCTATAAGTTATATCAAAGCAGTCGCTACCGAGAAGCAATTCCAGTATTGGAGATATCTCTAGAAATCTATCGCGAGATCAAAGATCGCAAGGGTGAAGCAACTTCGCTTCTTGGGCTGGGGTTACAATACGAAAAGCTGGGAGAGTACCAAAAAGCGATTGATTACTATCAGCAATCCTTAGCAATTCAAAAGCAAATCGGCGATCACATTGGTGAAGCAAGGTCTCTTAATAATTTAGGTGAAGTAGATAGAAGTCTCGGACAGTACCAGAAGGCAATTGAGTTCTTTCAGCAATCTTTAGTGATTAAAAAGCAAGTCGGTGATCGCAATGGTGAAGCAACGTCTCTCAATAATTTAGGTGCTGCATACGACAGCCTCGGACAGTACCAGAAAGCGATTGATTACTATCAGCAATCCTTAGCAATTCAAAAGCAAGTTGGTGATCACATTGGTGAAGCAAGGTCTCTCAATAATTTAGGTGCTGCTTACGACAACCTCGGACAGCATCAGAAGGCGATTGATTACTATCAGCAATCCTTAGCAATTCAAAAGCAAATCGGCGATCGCAATGGTGAAGCAAGGTCACTGAATAATCTGGGAAGTGCATACGATAGTCTCGGACAGTACCAGAAAGCGATCGACTACTATCAGCAATCCTTAGCCATCCAACAGCAAATCGGTGATCGCAATGGTGAATCAACGTCTCTCAATAATTTAGGACTTATATACGATAGTCTCGGACAGTACCAGAAGGCGATTGATCACTATCAGCAATCCTTAGCAATTACAAAGCAAGTCGGTGATCGCAATGGTGAAGCAAGTTCTCTCAGTAATTTAGGCACTGCATATAGAAGGCTTGGACAGTACCAGAGGGCGATTGATTACTATCGGCAATCCTTAGCAATTACAAAGCAAATTGGCGCTCTAAATGGTGAAGCAAGTTCTCTCAATAATTTAGGACTTGCATACAATTATCTTGGACAGTACCAGAAGGCAATTGATTTCTATCAGCAATCCTTAGTAATTACAAAGCAAATTGGCGCTCTAAATGGTGAAGCAAGGTCTCTCAATAATTTAGGACTTGCATACAACAATCTTGGACAGTACCAGAACGCGATTGCATACTATCAGCAATCCTTAGAAATTGAACAGCAAATCGGAGATCTCAATGGTGAAGCGCTTTCTCTAAATAATTTGGGTTTTGCTTTTAACAAACTTAACCAACCCGAAGTATCAATTCTCTTTTATAAGCAAGCTGTCAATACCTTTGAATCCATTCGCAAGGATATTAAGAGACTGAAAAAAGAAGAACAGCAGTCTTTTATCACCAGCATTGCATTCAGCTATCGTGACCTCGCCGATATCTTGATTCAACAAGATCGTGTCATGGAAGCCCTCCAAATCCTCGACCTCCTCAAAGTCCAAGAACTCGAAGACTATCTCAAAAATATCAAAGGCAGTGACAGATCCGCGCAAGGTGTCCGACTTTTAGCACCAGAGAAAGCTCTTAGCGACAAGCTCTTAGCGATTAGTTCTGACAACATCAAAGATATCAACAGTCAACTTGCCAATCAAATTCAACAAATCCCAAAATCAGAAATCAACAAAGTTCCCGACTATCTCAACCAAATCCCGCAGGGAAATGTACTTATCTATCCCCTAATCCTCAGCAACAGACTGGAAATTATTCTCTTTGCCCCCAATACATTACCCATTCATCGCACCGTCAACATCAAACAGACCGAACTCGAAGCATTAATTACAGAGTTCCGTTCAGGACTGCAAGACCAATATTCCGAGGACTTTAAAGAACCAGCTAAGAAACTCTATAGCCTTTTGATTAAGCCCATCGAAAGCGAACTCACTAACGCCAAAGCAACTACCATTCTCTATGCCCCCGACCGACAATTGCGCTATGTTCCTCTTGCGGCTCTTTATGATGGTAAACAATGGCTAACTGAGAAATATCGGATTAGCAATCTCATCGCCTATAGCCTCGGCGATTTTAGTCCTAAGTCCAAAATAGAACCAAGTATTCTGGCGGGAGCCTTTGGCGGTAAAGCTGGTGAGCGAAAGTTTGGACAAGATCCATTGCCAGCAACAATTACCGAAGTCCGTATGATCTCTCAAACAATCCAAAACTCTAACACTCTCGAAGAAAATGAATTTAGTCGTCAAGCCACGGAAGCAGGTTTAAAAAAGCATAATATTCTCCATCTTGCTACCCATGCCGAATTTAATACAGGCAGTCCCGACAATTCACGCATCTTCTTTGGTAATGGCGATATTCTCAAGTTGCGTGAAATCTCTGACCTGTCTTTGCAAAATATTGACCTCATTGTATTAAGTGCTTGTCAAACAGGTGCATCGGGTTTGGGGGATGGGGTGGAAATTTTAGGCTTTGGTTATCAGGTGCAGAAAGCAGGGGCAAAACAAGCGATCGCTTCGCTCTGGTCTGTCAATGATGAAGGTACTCAAGCTTTGATGGCAGCTTTTTATCGGGAACTGCAAAAAGGCGAGGTCACACCGATTGAGGCTTTGCATAGAGCGCAAGTCACTTTGATTAAATCAGACAAGTTTAATCATCCGAGTTACTGGTCAGCGTTTTTTGCGATCGGCAATGGCTTGTAG
- a CDS encoding single-stranded-DNA-specific exonuclease RecJ: MSLPQQRWQISAPQTDLSEAIANATGLSPIIAQVLLNRGINTPEAARIFLDPDLEELPDPKQEFPDLVVSIDQIEQAIKNGDRITICGDYDVDGMTSTALLIRTLRLLGANVEYEIPSRMTEGYGINPRIVRDCHERHVKLIITVDNGIAAYDAIALAKSLNISVIVTDHHEVPEDPNKIPPATAILNPKYQVDPNSPYAAIAGVGVAYVLALELSDRFGKRAELENPLLELFTLGTIADLASLTGINRRLVKKGLRLLSQSKVIGIIALINETGIAKDKQTGLKPEAIGFGLGPRINAIGRIGNPQTVIDLLTCDEMGQAITLAQECEATNRKRQALCQEIEEEAIAYMRKRKSEGFDITQERVLVIVDREVQTALTPSPSPAGSGKKTVAKRKKVTSKSSESKIEEDVNPHPSDNGKVIGVKGWHHGVIGIVASRLVERYGAPVFIGSYEDAHEQEGDLEAKHQDATVRFSVRGIPEFHVFHSLEYIANIRNKGGGHKAAGGFTLPAANMEKLRSELREFADRENILPSHIMPLINVDVRADLSDISMTLLQTCDRLQPCGIGNPDPVFYSENVRVLAQQTRGKDKVKHLSLELDTGNGKIKAIAWRWGEYCPIPDRVDIAYKLRANQWQDTTSVELEIVGIREASDVMESSPNSAQQIPLQYKTAPAITKFPQWQKLSEAPRPLSRPLLLYGCDRPADKFQGDVDCDRPIRDRDYQAVVLWTLPPSFTHLLWLIAISKPNFIYLGSHIPSIPSIEEFRAKIQSLDIENLNTLNLLDLAQQWWISPSAIVAALRELGYSCDFPDTLALEGELLRMQKWYGISIGKLAAILAA; this comes from the coding sequence ATGAGTTTACCTCAACAACGATGGCAGATTTCCGCACCACAGACAGATTTATCAGAAGCGATCGCTAATGCCACAGGACTTTCTCCCATAATCGCGCAGGTTTTACTAAATCGTGGCATTAATACTCCTGAAGCTGCGAGGATATTCCTTGACCCTGATTTAGAGGAGTTACCAGATCCTAAACAGGAATTCCCTGACTTAGTGGTGAGTATTGATCAAATTGAGCAGGCGATTAAAAATGGCGATCGCATTACCATCTGTGGTGATTATGATGTTGATGGTATGACTAGTACGGCTTTACTGATTCGCACTCTGCGCTTATTAGGTGCAAATGTGGAATATGAAATTCCTAGTCGGATGACCGAGGGCTATGGGATCAATCCACGCATTGTCCGAGATTGTCACGAACGTCATGTGAAATTAATTATTACTGTTGACAATGGCATCGCTGCTTACGATGCGATCGCTTTAGCAAAGTCCTTAAATATTTCTGTAATTGTCACCGATCACCACGAAGTCCCCGAAGACCCTAACAAAATCCCCCCTGCAACGGCAATCCTTAATCCGAAATACCAAGTTGATCCCAATTCTCCCTACGCAGCGATCGCTGGTGTTGGTGTTGCCTATGTGTTGGCATTGGAATTAAGCGATCGCTTTGGTAAACGTGCCGAATTAGAAAATCCGTTACTAGAATTATTTACCCTTGGTACGATCGCTGACCTTGCCTCGCTAACAGGCATCAATCGCCGCCTCGTCAAAAAAGGGTTACGCTTACTTTCACAATCAAAAGTAATTGGCATTATCGCGCTAATTAACGAAACGGGAATTGCCAAAGATAAACAAACGGGATTAAAACCTGAAGCGATTGGTTTTGGTTTGGGACCCCGTATTAATGCGATCGGTCGGATCGGCAATCCGCAAACCGTCATCGATCTGCTGACCTGTGATGAGATGGGGCAGGCAATTACTTTGGCGCAAGAATGTGAGGCAACTAATCGTAAGCGTCAAGCTCTTTGTCAAGAAATCGAAGAAGAAGCGATCGCCTATATGCGAAAACGGAAGTCTGAAGGTTTTGACATTACTCAAGAGCGAGTTTTGGTAATAGTGGATCGCGAGGTACAAACTGCCCTCACCCCTAGCCCCTCTCCCGCAGGATCGGGAAAAAAGACTGTGGCTAAACGAAAGAAAGTAACTTCTAAGAGTTCTGAATCTAAGATTGAAGAAGATGTAAATCCTCATCCCTCTGACAATGGGAAAGTGATTGGGGTTAAGGGATGGCATCATGGCGTAATTGGTATTGTTGCCTCCCGTTTAGTAGAACGTTATGGTGCACCTGTGTTTATTGGTAGCTATGAAGATGCTCATGAACAAGAGGGTGATTTAGAAGCCAAACATCAAGATGCGACTGTTCGCTTCTCAGTGAGGGGCATTCCTGAGTTCCATGTCTTCCATTCCCTTGAATATATTGCCAATATTCGGAATAAAGGTGGTGGACATAAGGCGGCGGGAGGCTTTACCCTACCTGCGGCAAATATGGAGAAGTTGCGAAGTGAGTTGAGGGAATTTGCCGATCGCGAAAATATTTTGCCTAGCCATATCATGCCGCTGATCAATGTCGATGTGCGAGCCGATCTCAGCGATATCTCGATGACATTGTTACAAACCTGCGATCGCCTTCAGCCCTGTGGCATCGGCAATCCTGATCCAGTGTTTTATAGCGAAAATGTGCGGGTACTTGCTCAACAAACTCGCGGTAAGGATAAAGTCAAACATCTATCCCTAGAACTGGATACAGGTAATGGCAAGATTAAAGCGATCGCATGGCGGTGGGGAGAATATTGTCCGATTCCTGATCGTGTAGATATCGCTTACAAACTACGGGCAAATCAATGGCAAGATACAACTTCCGTAGAATTAGAAATCGTCGGTATTCGCGAGGCAAGTGATGTAATGGAAAGTTCTCCGAATTCCGCCCAACAGATTCCGTTGCAATACAAAACTGCGCCTGCGATTACCAAGTTTCCCCAATGGCAAAAACTGAGTGAAGCCCCGCGCCCCCTATCCAGACCATTATTACTCTATGGTTGCGATCGCCCTGCCGATAAGTTTCAGGGTGATGTCGATTGCGATCGCCCCATACGCGATCGGGACTATCAAGCGGTTGTCCTATGGACTTTGCCGCCATCCTTTACGCATTTGCTATGGCTAATTGCGATCTCTAAACCCAATTTCATTTATCTCGGTTCTCATATCCCATCTATACCTTCGATTGAAGAATTTCGCGCTAAGATCCAATCCCTTGATATCGAGAATCTGAATACTCTCAATCTCTTAGATTTAGCCCAGCAATGGTGGATTTCTCCCAGTGCGATCGTTGCTGCATTGCGGGAACTGGGCTATAGCTGCGATTTCCCAGATACGCTAGCTCTCGAAGGTGAATTGTTGAGAATGCAAAAGTGGTATGGGATTTCCATAGGAAAGCTTGCGGCAATTCTTGCGGCGTAA
- a CDS encoding histidine kinase, with amino-acid sequence MRTIPTLPESTLQLLLFIDDRPKAKDLVKEVEEFLQREKACPSELQIINVAGQPQLAELFKVVMSPALLKLSPLPRQTIAGKNLIKQLENCWDTWKQQVLEQSTHNYPPELSQNIEYMTELAHLADDVFRLSQEKSEIEEQLRFKDRVLGMLAHDLRNPLTAILLAIDTIEKSGDKIEPQMVSRLLKHARNKARDADNLITDILEAGRGANAQFRTQRQKIQFDQLCHSVISDFYFNKCLEGKMQKLIKDIPTDLPPVYIDQEKIRQVLINLLGNATKYTPEGGKIEITVMHRTAQKIEVSITDNGPGIPAELRDRVFEERYRLERDGEAEGYGIGLSLCRRIITAHYGHIWVDDAIGKKGSCFRFTLPVY; translated from the coding sequence ATGAGGACTATTCCAACATTACCTGAATCAACCCTCCAACTCCTACTATTTATTGACGATCGCCCCAAGGCAAAGGATTTAGTCAAGGAAGTAGAGGAGTTTTTGCAACGAGAAAAAGCTTGTCCATCGGAATTACAAATCATCAATGTCGCAGGGCAACCACAATTAGCAGAGCTATTTAAAGTGGTCATGTCTCCTGCATTGCTTAAGCTATCACCTTTACCTCGACAAACGATCGCTGGCAAAAACCTCATTAAGCAACTAGAAAACTGTTGGGATACATGGAAACAACAGGTACTAGAACAATCCACCCATAATTATCCACCTGAGCTATCCCAAAATATTGAATATATGACTGAATTAGCGCATTTGGCGGATGATGTCTTTCGATTGTCACAGGAAAAATCCGAAATCGAGGAGCAACTGCGCTTTAAGGATCGCGTCCTTGGCATGTTGGCGCATGATTTACGCAATCCTTTAACGGCAATTTTATTAGCGATCGATACGATCGAAAAAAGTGGCGACAAGATCGAGCCACAAATGGTGTCACGTTTACTCAAACATGCCCGTAATAAAGCGAGGGATGCGGACAATCTCATTACTGATATTCTCGAGGCAGGAAGGGGGGCTAACGCACAGTTTCGGACTCAACGCCAAAAAATTCAATTTGATCAACTTTGTCACAGTGTCATCAGCGATTTCTATTTCAATAAATGTTTGGAGGGGAAAATGCAAAAGCTTATTAAGGACATCCCCACCGATCTCCCACCTGTCTATATCGATCAAGAAAAGATTCGACAGGTTTTAATCAATCTTTTAGGTAACGCCACTAAATACACTCCCGAAGGCGGCAAAATTGAGATCACGGTAATGCATCGGACTGCTCAAAAAATTGAAGTTAGTATTACTGATAACGGGCCAGGGATTCCTGCGGAATTGCGTGATCGCGTATTTGAGGAGCGCTATCGCCTTGAGCGTGATGGGGAGGCTGAGGGTTATGGTATTGGTCTATCGCTCTGTCGTCGGATTATTACTGCCCATTATGGTCATATCTGGGTCGATGATGCGATCGGCAAAAAAGGCAGTTGTTTCCGCTTTACCCTACCTGTCTACTAA